The nucleotide sequence GCGGCAGCGGCTGCTCCTTGCGGTAAACACCAGCATCGAATTGGGATTTGCGGCCGATGCCGGGGACTTGTCGCTCTATTACTGGGATTGGGGTCCGAAATTCGATGGTCCAGACGTCGTATTTCCGCGAGGATACGACTGCGTCACGAATATGCTCGCGTCGCAGCTCGATATCCGTACGGGGCACGTGGTCCAGCAAATCCATTACGACGATACGGGTGCAACCATTGTGACTGAAAAGGGGACATTCGAAGGTGATTACGCGGTCGTCACGCTCCCGCTCGGGGTGCTCGAGGCAGGCGCCGTACGCTTCGAGCCGCCTTTGCCGGCGGCCAAGCTTGGGGCCATCGATCGGCTCGGCATGGGCGTCCTCAACAAGGTGGTGCTGCGGTTCCCGCAAGCGTTCTGGGCCGACGAGGGCCTGCTTTACCATGGGTACATCGCCCAAAACGTGGGCGCGTGGTCGACGAGCATGAGTTATTACAAGATTGACGGCAGGCCCACGCTGGTCTGCTTCCATGCGGGGTCGTACGCGCGCGAGCTCGAGGCCATGTCGGACGAGGCCATCGTTGCTGCGGCTATGGAGGTGTTCCGGACGATGTTCAAAAAGAGCATTCCTGATCCGGAGAGCTTTCTCATTACGCGCTGGGCCAGCGATCCGTATGCATTCGGATCCTATTCGTATATGCCGCCGGGCGCGCGGCCGGATGATTACGACGCATTGGCCAAGCCGGTGGGGAGGCTGCATTTCGCGGGAGAGGCGACCAACAAGGAATACGCGTCGACGGTCCACGGGGCGTATCTGTCGGGCGTGCGCGCAGCACGAGAGATCGTGGCGTAGCATTCGCGTAGCCGCTCCTGCTTGAGTTTGTCCGCGCGCACTTGCCTCGTCCGTGCATCATCATCGGCGTGCTTTGAACTGGAACACCCGCTTGTACGCGATGGCGCTGTCGTTTGCGGGCTTGGGATACGTCACCGTCTTGGCAATGTCGATCATGCACGTGTGCAGCTCGGGCATCGTGATGTTCGATTCCGACGAAAGCACTTCGGCACCGATCAGCTTGCCCTCGTGGTTGACTTTCACATCCAATGCCACCTGCCCGTTCATCCGAGGGGCTTGCGGGGCATACAGCGCATCAAAGCAGCAGCGAAATGGTTCCTGATACATCTGAAATGTATCGTCGAACTGCTTCTGAGCATCGGTGCCCGACGTCGAGGGAACACTCGTCGCTGCTTTTTGCGCCATCGTTTTGCAATCCGCCACCGTAGGAGGCGGCGGCGGCGGGGCCGGCGCTTTTTTCGCCTGGGCCGCCGATGGTCCTTCCGCACTCTCTGCGGGCATCTGGGGACCGCAGCCCGTGAGCAGCGACGCGACGACCGCCCATGCGCACACGAGCGTGAAGCTGTTTTTTCTGGTATTCATTTTTCTGCTCCGAAATCTTCAAAAGTTGTCGTGCTCTCGCTTCCTCGCCCTAGCTGCGCCGACGTCGGCGCATCACGAGCGCCGCTGCGCCGAAAAGAAGCGGCAGCACGGCTTTCGAGTTATCGCCCCCGATGACGCTCGCGAGCGCGCACGACAAACCTCCACCGCCAATCGTCCCGGTATTGCCGCCGCCGCCGGCACCCGTCGGCGGGTCGGGCACTTCTCCCGTGACGCAGGTCCCCGTGGCCGCATCGAACGTCGTGCCCATCGCACATCCTTTGCACTCGCCTTTCGTGGGCGAAGTTTCGTCGGTATCGCATACGGGAGCATCCGGAAAGCGATTGCAATCCCCATTCGACGTGCATTCATTGCATACCTTCGCCATCGGGT is from Polyangiaceae bacterium and encodes:
- a CDS encoding FAD-dependent oxidoreductase; its protein translation is MQRRQWLKLLLAASSAHVFPACKEPRPRLAPSARRTRVIVIGAGIAGLAAARELSCAGHEVIVLEARDRIGGRVFTDRSRPDEPVDLGASWIHGAEGNPIAKLAADFGAETIPTHSNSYQTWDTDGRILTEHEEEAIWTAFDMLLEELDELRERRIAMGLGDIPLLVAMDEIMDEQGITGKERQRLLLAVNTSIELGFAADAGDLSLYYWDWGPKFDGPDVVFPRGYDCVTNMLASQLDIRTGHVVQQIHYDDTGATIVTEKGTFEGDYAVVTLPLGVLEAGAVRFEPPLPAAKLGAIDRLGMGVLNKVVLRFPQAFWADEGLLYHGYIAQNVGAWSTSMSYYKIDGRPTLVCFHAGSYARELEAMSDEAIVAAAMEVFRTMFKKSIPDPESFLITRWASDPYAFGSYSYMPPGARPDDYDALAKPVGRLHFAGEATNKEYASTVHGAYLSGVRAAREIVA